In Halobacterium sp. R2-5, one DNA window encodes the following:
- a CDS encoding poly-gamma-glutamate biosynthesis protein PgsC/CapC, whose protein sequence is MIVAAIIVVVGLSMSLAAVQLADLRLSGVLVIPLVALYTLYSFETLPLFIASTALAYAAISVVKRRTLLFRRKLLLTGMVAGAAASVSLASVLTLFDNPLQHGYGVVFVGSILPGIAAYNYHRLDGSKVVEDIAFSGAALVGLLGLGFGLVTPTTAATLGQLTPTVLFSPVSDVAVISDAVVFHAVEGTVFPRGVALLVILLGFTVAEAVHHRWNVRLSGTVTLPLLALFSVDFPMMVLFFAASFAAVFGAVALVNWSTLLYGRVLLTVAVLLGTVLAVPVGFIVSTPGFIVLFTGMFGGIAAYNLHRVAPIERLTAIQLSSGLFASLFVVSWLALTPNSLAAISRTDFSIVAVWVGAVLLAILAVVQLERPSHPEEVSTL, encoded by the coding sequence ATGATCGTCGCGGCGATCATCGTCGTAGTGGGACTGTCGATGAGCCTCGCTGCGGTGCAGCTGGCAGACCTCCGCCTCTCGGGCGTTCTCGTCATTCCGCTAGTCGCATTGTACACGCTGTACAGCTTCGAGACATTACCCCTCTTCATCGCAAGTACCGCGCTCGCCTACGCCGCAATCAGCGTCGTCAAGAGACGGACACTGCTGTTTCGACGGAAACTGCTACTCACTGGGATGGTCGCCGGCGCGGCCGCATCAGTGAGTCTCGCATCAGTGCTCACGCTCTTCGACAATCCGCTCCAACACGGCTACGGTGTGGTCTTCGTCGGTAGTATCCTACCCGGAATCGCGGCGTACAACTACCACCGACTCGATGGCTCCAAAGTCGTCGAAGACATCGCATTCAGCGGCGCTGCCTTGGTGGGGCTGCTGGGCTTAGGTTTCGGGCTCGTGACGCCAACGACGGCCGCCACCCTCGGCCAGCTGACGCCAACAGTCCTGTTTAGCCCCGTCTCCGATGTCGCTGTCATCAGCGACGCGGTCGTGTTCCACGCAGTCGAAGGCACAGTGTTCCCGCGCGGGGTGGCGCTGTTGGTAATCCTGCTCGGGTTCACCGTCGCCGAGGCGGTTCATCACCGCTGGAACGTTCGCCTGAGCGGGACGGTAACGCTGCCGCTGTTGGCTCTTTTCAGCGTCGACTTCCCGATGATGGTGTTGTTCTTCGCGGCGAGCTTCGCAGCGGTGTTCGGCGCTGTCGCCCTGGTTAACTGGAGTACTCTCCTCTACGGTCGTGTATTACTGACGGTGGCGGTACTACTCGGGACGGTACTCGCGGTTCCGGTCGGCTTCATCGTGTCCACGCCTGGATTCATCGTCCTCTTCACGGGCATGTTCGGCGGAATCGCAGCGTACAACCTCCACCGTGTCGCGCCGATCGAGCGCCTCACGGCCATACAGCTGTCGTCGGGACTGTTCGCCAGCCTGTTTGTCGTATCGTGGCTCGCTCTGACGCCGAATTCGCTCGCAGCAATCAGCCGGACCGACTTCAGCATCGTTGCCGTGTGGGTCGGTGCTGTGTTGCTCGCCATCTTGGCTGTCGTCCAGCTCGAACGACCGTCTCATCCGGAGGAGGTGAGCACACTATGA
- a CDS encoding Mur ligase codes for MMNRLPSILTRGITHQQRLDDIDTRIVVSGSRGKSKTVERLYEIFAARNTDVYAKVTGDKPQSLYAGETNKIERSDRVVLYENEREIRRYAPEDVLIVENQGISEYTTRLVNQQFARADVVMVTNIRQDHRDTLGRTRGEIARSFARSIPAGTHLVNCEQEPELRRRLAVELRGRDVSLSHVSVPEEYADVPAAESIFGLNEVLQSVGSEPVSDGVLHRFLDEMRVEWVRLPAGKVFNAADVNDVESTEIIRRDLCTGPIESIVPLIYLRDDRRARTASFLTYLDELHDSGVVDTVHAVGTPAPLFARKASFPVTVHTDAPPEDVLDATLEEGPPVLLMGNTVAEFMRGLDDEISARRVGADTVHSNYVHGEEVGQTNRQLTTADD; via the coding sequence ATGATGAACCGCCTCCCGTCCATCCTCACGCGAGGGATTACGCATCAGCAACGGCTGGACGACATCGATACGCGGATCGTCGTCTCCGGTTCCCGGGGGAAGTCGAAGACGGTAGAGCGTCTGTACGAGATTTTCGCTGCCCGGAATACCGACGTGTACGCCAAGGTCACCGGTGACAAGCCACAGTCCCTGTACGCTGGCGAGACGAACAAAATCGAGCGCAGTGATCGAGTCGTTCTCTACGAGAACGAACGCGAGATTCGGAGATACGCTCCCGAAGACGTGCTCATCGTTGAAAACCAGGGCATCAGCGAGTACACTACGCGGCTCGTGAACCAGCAGTTCGCTCGAGCAGACGTGGTGATGGTGACGAATATTCGCCAAGACCACCGGGATACGCTCGGCAGGACGCGGGGAGAAATCGCCCGCTCGTTTGCACGTTCGATTCCCGCCGGAACCCACCTGGTGAACTGCGAACAGGAACCGGAGCTACGGCGGCGATTAGCGGTCGAACTGCGGGGGCGGGACGTCTCGCTCTCACACGTATCCGTCCCCGAGGAGTACGCCGACGTGCCAGCCGCGGAATCGATTTTCGGACTGAATGAGGTCCTCCAATCAGTCGGTTCCGAGCCGGTTTCGGACGGTGTACTGCACCGCTTCCTCGACGAGATGCGCGTCGAGTGGGTACGACTTCCCGCTGGGAAAGTGTTCAACGCTGCAGACGTTAACGACGTTGAGAGCACCGAGATTATTCGCCGAGACCTCTGTACGGGGCCAATAGAATCGATCGTTCCGCTGATTTACTTGCGGGACGACCGACGCGCACGGACCGCGTCGTTCCTGACGTACCTCGACGAGTTACACGACAGTGGTGTCGTTGACACCGTCCACGCGGTCGGTACTCCTGCACCGCTTTTCGCTCGAAAAGCGTCGTTCCCCGTCACGGTCCATACGGATGCTCCACCTGAGGACGTGTTAGATGCGACACTCGAAGAGGGCCCACCAGTGCTCCTGATGGGTAACACCGTCGCGGAGTTCATGCGCGGGCTCGACGACGAAATCTCCGCACGAAGAGTTGGTGCGGACACCGTTCACAGCAATTACGTTCACGGTGAGGAGGTCGGACAGACTAACAGACAACTCACGACCGCAGATGATTGA